Within the Arachis duranensis cultivar V14167 chromosome 10, aradu.V14167.gnm2.J7QH, whole genome shotgun sequence genome, the region AAGCTATACTTAGAACTCATTTACTTAGTTCAACCGTTTATAGAGAATTCAAGTATACACAATTGAGGGATGAAATTTATTTAAGATCTTATTAagttttttcaaatattttacaaaCGAAATGAAATGGTCAAAGCTGCTAATTGCATTCTTTTTTTATGGGATTCCCATctttttaaactctttatttCCAAACAAAATACTTAATTAAAAGAGAGATCAGTCATCAATGCAAAACAATCCTATTTCAGCATTTTGCACCACTTTCTTCCCCTTTATATGTGATGGTGCTGCAATAGATGCCCTCTTATATACTTCATGTCCTGCATAGTTCCCATTTCTTGCTATTGTTCAATTTCTTCCATGTATTGTCCTTTAACAACATTAATGTATTGATATAGGACATTCAATAGGTAAGaaatttttgtttctgaacagaaTTACCTGATATctatcaaattcaaataaagtaaaagaacttTTCCAAATAATAAGCACTGAATGCATAGCCTTTTAAACAATTCACgaagatgaaaaaaatattagaaaaaggAATGAACCAATTGAGACTAAcacaaagtatatatatatatatactgacATAAAAAGGTGAGAGTGAAAATAAAACACATAAATTTGTAGCAGTGAAACTTTTCAATTGCAGAAACTTACACAAGATAGTTTACCTTTTTATCTGGGACTCCTTTGAGagtgaaaataaaacaaataaataaaaaaaaaagagagagcacAATATAAAAACAAATCTAAATCAAGCATTGGCCAAAGATCAATAATAGAGAAGGATCACAGTATCATACTTACACATGATCTCAACACAAAACTCTCAAAAATCCATTCACATCAAGATGTAGCAGTTTGCAACAAAGATAAAGAcagaaatattttaattttatggtAAAAAATGTTGGggggaaaaaaaaagcaataagaAACCGGTCTTACAAACAACTATAGATTAGATATTTGTTCATGATAAAAAATGACAGActgaaatattttaattttaaactttgataTATCTTTAAATCCAAGTACATCCTTAACCCTTAGTTCAAGGATCATTAATTGAACATGAAATCCATGTCTCAATGTCTGATCcgtttttatttcctttttccaATTCCATCACCATTTGTTCCAAATCTCACATCTTTTCAAACAACAAATACAACTAATGTTAAAAAGACATACACAAATGTTTATTTAATGCCACATAAGTGTTCCAAATTGAATTTGAGCACTCATGCTCTAAATATAACTATCTCAACACATACTTTAAACATTCATAACAGTTAAAAAGACAAATATCAACAATTAATGAAACCTTCTAAGTCCTTGACCCTTGCTGTGGCCACAGTCAATCTGGCATGAATCTGCTACCGCAGCCCGTTCCTCCTGTCAACTTTCCAAATCATCACCTACAATAAACAAAGGAATATACTTCTCAGTCTTTGGAAAGTATTGCAGTTTCAAAGAAAACCATAATTCATTAATTACTCATAATTCATTGTGAAACAAACAACACAGTGCAACAACATCATCATACACCTAGGAATGAAAACCAATACAACTGTTCTCAGTTTCAGCAAAAATCAAACTTACAAAAGCCAGTGTGACAAACCAAAGGAAAAACAAtagtggaagaaaaagaaataattaacataattattcCTCGGTTACTCTTCATTGATATAGACAAACAACGTAATGCAACAACAAAATCCAGATACTTATGAAAGCTAACAGCATACTAATAAATAAGGACGTTAAGAGCAACATAAAAGATACTGCTTCATTGTTTTGTATATTCTCAAGCAAAAAAGTAATGCTTATATTAATCTTTTTGgagagaagttagaaaagacaaaacaaaaacaaaaaacttaataaataaataaataaaaagaataacgTAAGAATATCAAAGGTTAAAAAGTATtggagataaaaataataataaaaaacaccTTTTGCTTCCCATGAGTTGGCACTTTATAGCAAAGTGGAATCAACTCAGGATATCTGTAAGAATTGCACCCACCATTTCCATAAACCATCCAGTATCTTCCCCATGCTTCCCATGTCCAAAGCCAAGGATTCATTCCCATCCGGTGCATTGGAATAAACCTGAAGTGTTTATTTATCATTGTATTGGTAAGCTTATATATAGttgttaaaattcaaattcctaATCCACATTAAAAGAAACTATTGTGTTACCTTGTACCATTTCAATTAGCTAGAGAATATAAGTGTTCTTATGAAATCAAGTTCTAGTGGGTTCAGTTTGAAAAATTTATGCACCCTATATAAACAACTATCCCTAGATATATATACTATGTAAAACAGCTCTTGCTATGGCAACCTCTAGTATGCACCACTATTACATCATCTATTTCTAGTATCTATAAAGAAACTGTCATAATATAAAGCAATTTACTATTGATCACTATCTCTAtatattttctttgaatttaagAAATTATGTAAGAAAAATTATGGCTACAATCATGTAAGAAATTATCACTTTAGTAACAAATATATTATAGAACAAAAATGTTAAAATGATGATGCAAAAATTTTTACTCCTCTTTAGATGTTCTGCCCATGTACCACCAAAAGTGTTAGATATTTTTCAGTCTTGTAAGATCTCCAATAGATATAGCAAATTATGCAATTATAAAACTTTTTTCACATCAATCATAAGTGTCATAGTTCATTAAGGAGAAATCAAGGGCTTTCCGATTTGATTAAGTAATGACATCAAAAGTGATTAAAAGCATGAAATGGCTAAGACTAACAAATGCTATACCACAAAGAAAAAATCAATATTAGAAGTGGAACAACTGCACATGTGACTTGATTCTTGAATCGGAGAAAGTTCCATTTGCAATATCAAAAGTGTACCAATAGCCAAGAGATCAATTTGATTCACAATAAATCATTTAAATATTGTTCCTAATGCTAGTAATATGTGTTCTGTAGTTTCTTTTACTCCTTTTTAGTTATTCCGCCCATAAACCATccaaaaattaccaaaaatatGCCAATAAGACGTAAGATATGATAACTCACAATGCTAAACTTCTATAGACCAAAGCTACGGATGAAACGATAAGGGCCACTGGACACACCACTTAGTTTATTATAAGctaaatacatataaaatttaaagtttaccAAAGTCACATAAGCAGGTGAATAGGAATGGATGAACTTTGTTCTTGGGACCTTTGAATTCCATCACACTTTATCCTTTTAGTGTTGGATCTAATTTGTCAAAATGAAATGGATATAACATACAAAGgtttattctttcttctctatatgtcatagaatttaaaattatatcatatcaaaactcaaatctatttctttattattttctagagcaattaataaataaaacatgtaACTTCTCAAATGAAAATCATGAATTTAGCACTCAAAACCCCAGTAAAGTGCACTGGAAATAACAGATCAGGGAAAGATAATCCTACCGATACATTTGCTATCCATACCCCAACCAAATTTTGGTAGTATGAGCACCCCAAAAGTTTCCCATCATTAATACCAAACCTTGTGCAACAAAAATTCAATGCGCACATGTAAATGGATGCAATGTCAAATGCAGATCAGGAAAATGTCAAGCCAACCAATATGGCATGACATAGTGAGTTTGAAtcatttctaaataaatataagCAAAAATCTAGCAACACATCATGCTTtcatttttactaataattaacaAACCTGTACGGTATAAAGGGTGTGGCTAGATCAATAAGCTTTACAGCATCATCAAAATGTTCATCAGCATGTTCATATTATTTGTATTAAGATACGTATGCATAAGCTATGACCATGGTAAAATTAAGCATACCAAAGCTAGTTCTTCAATGATTATAGAGCTGTTTCCGTCCTTTTCAAAATGTTCATAGGCACACTGTGCATGTTGCTCCCATTGGTCAAGTGCTTCAAGTTGATGAACACTGAGTGTGGCTGCACAAACTCATCAAAATCCATCCTTATATATTGCAATGCATTAAGCTACAACCCAAATTCATTTTAATCAGCGAGCACTATTGATGCGAAtgctatttatataatttatggAAGCATTGATACAGTTAAATCATAGAACTTAATAATCCAACGCAGTCAGGAATGTGTGACTCCTTCATAGCATCTATTCATAGTATTGAATACTCCTCTGCTGATGACCTCTTTATAATATTACAAATGCAAAAAGGATGATTAGCTTGGTGCACCAACGATATGCTTCTTTATTTGTCTTCAAAAAAGCAAAAGTAAGAATACAAAGAATAAAAACACCAAATCAAATAATGCATGACCTCATCTTTGAGCATGTGAATTGTTAACAAAACCTGTCATACTAATAGTTGGATTCAAAAGCAAATAGTTGGATTCAAAAGCAAATATTGGGAAAAACTGATAACAACGAAATAATTTTAAGCTATAAGTAAATAGTTGGATTCAAAAGCAAAACAGACAAGTGATATCTTAATCAATGGACGCAAACAAGCACTTGCTAATGAGTAGCACTCTCTCACTTAGCagcctcctcctcttccttcttcttcttcttcgcaaTGGCCTTCAAGGTCTCCTCCTTCTCCCTCTTCAGCGCCTGCTCCCTCTTCAGAGAAGGGATCGTGGCGCTCCGATGAGCTGCTTGAGCCTCCTTTGGCTGTACTCACCCTCCCTGTCGGTAATCTTCTGCAGCTTCCCGAACCCCAATCCGGCGTCGCTGTCATCACCACCGGGCATCTCCTTGAGCAGAGATTTGGGGGCAGTATAGGAGGCAACCTTGCGAGCAACCTCGTTATCCATGGCATCGATATTCTCTCCATCTTCGTTGGCAGGGATTGAGGTGAGGTAGGAGCCCTTGTCGGAACCGCCATAGAGGTCAGTGTCGAAGGTGAGAGAAATGAGGGATGCGAGTTGCTGCTCCTTCTTCTTGCGCTCTTCCTGCGTCTTTGCAATCTCTGGATCCAAAGACGCCATTTTCGTTGCGTTTCTCATGCTTCTTAATTGATATTAGCGTAATCCCTAGGGAGAAAACGGAGTTCTGAGAAGTGAGAAGAAATGAAACAGAATCAAAGATGAAattctacaaaaataaaaatcctttGCGAAATAACCGACTCTCAATGTCGGTTTTTGGATGTCATTTATGGGCCTGAACCATGCCCTTCCAGGCCCAAAAAACTTGTGTTTGGTTCTAAGTTTGAATGATACCTAATGACCCAGAGAGAAAGTTTGAATGATACCTGGAAGGAAGTTAATGGGCACAAGCTGGAAAAAGGTGGCGGCGATGGGAGGCTCCTCCCTCAATGCTTGACGGCGATCTTCTTTAGGACTGCTCCGGTGAAGGGTTTGCTGATGTCTTGTGTTACTACTTACTAGATCCAGCAGCTGACCCTCTTTGTGCCTTTTTAATATTACTTTGGGCCTTAGGCCCTCCTAGATTTGGGCTTAAATTTTCTGtccaaaaaaaatagatattacTGGATATTTTGGAGCATATTAATTTAACATTTGCTCCAAAGATTATAAcaattgttttttaatttgtatttaaattataactaattaaatATGATAAATAACTATGTGCAATTGTAGACTAGTGAAAAATACCTATTAATCCACCTTTTTTATGTATGTTGTATGATTATTAACAATTATTGAATTAGTTAAAGATCatcaaaatatttgattttataatcaataatcaatcaTTATAATTATGATTCAAGTCTTATAAATGAAAAGATCAATTCTGAACAGTTGAATAGTAAATTttccatgaaaaattatgagaactAGCGCCATGCATTGAATTCAGTAAGGATGTTTGTTTTCTAAACTAGCACGACGTCGAACGATGGAAAATATTGTACACAATATTGTCATTTTACGAAAAAGCCGTTAAGGcaaaaaattaatcaatcaaataaacgccttttttttttcctcccaAAGTAGAAAGGTTATATTTCATTGAttagtgaaaaataaattataaaaatgtctAAAACAGGATAGCATAGTTAGGGGTGAGAAAGAGGTGAATTTTTGCTCTTTTTAATTCTTCTGTTCTTGCTTTATTCTACAATAATCTATATAAAACTCGTTCCACTTTTATTTATgggtaataaaaaattaagagaaaatattAAGAActaatattaattgtgtataagGTGtacaatgaattaaaaaaaagataaaattaaaattaaaaattagattattaattaattatttaattttaaattttaaaattttaaaattaagattagtatttaaatatattCACACTATATACAGTTATTTTCAATCTTACTGTCAATATACATCCAAAATCAAGGTTCTAAAAACCGAACCAGTCGTCAAACCGTTCTAGCTACTGATTGACTAGTTTATTGGTTTAACCAATTCAACCGTAATTCAAGTGAAAAAACcgtttataataaaataataaataaaatacaaataaacacactaaaacataattataatctaatataaactttaaaatatcatccaaattaaaaatactacaTAAACTACAATGTTATGATCTCATTCaaatacaaactcaaaagtcaaataacaaaaataaccaACCAAACATAAAATGCCAACATCTAAAGTTCACACCAAAATTACCAACAATCTTGAGAGaccaataataacaacaacattcAACACACAGCAAAGTTcacaaattaactaaaaatatataatacctATTTGCTCGCTAACTGGATATTTAATATTGTAGATTTAGTAACAAGGATGGTCTAAAGCCATAATAAAATCTATACCATTAGATTATCTTGATATATAATCCAATTAATTGAATTAACAATGCAAGATCTTGCTCATAATAATCTGCATTTTAAAAGGAAAATTCCTTTTCCTgctcaaagttgacccttcttacaccacattttttttcttcccaTATTAATGATTATTTCTATTTCTAACATATGAATCTGTTGTAATATAACATACATTCAAAATATGAAGACATGTTTTCCGATGgaacgaaaaagaaagagaaaaaggaaaaatattgaaaacatTAGAAACAGCTTAGAAGTCATggcaaaaacaagaaaatatgccGTTACAGCTAAAGTTGAGAGGCTAAACTCAACTGTCCACTGATGTGAATGCTACATTTCAAGATTAAGCCACATTTCCTTGAAGAAAACcttctctaatttaattaataacccACAGCAAGGTTCACAGCAACCCACAGCAAAATTCAACCCATAGCAATAATTATAATCCAATCTAATTACAATATCATAGCAACTCAAGGCAAAGTTCACAGATTAATTAACAATTATTCAACCAATAATAACAGCAAAATTCACAGATTAATTAACAATTATTCAACCTATAACAAGTTCATAGATTattcaacaattattattaaccaattattgttttaaaaaataaaacctaGAAGCTAGAAGCACAAAACAGAGGGGGAACTGGACTTGTGGAACCGAGCTGACACTGGCGATGGTGGAACAGAGGTGCGCGACGGAGGGAGGAACCGCGACGGTGGAACAGGTGGTGCTTCCAGAGCTGAAACGACAAACGATGGTGGAGAGCTGCAACAACCGCAACTGTAATCTTCAAAGCTCCAACTTGCGACGGAGACCGGAGTGGTTCAGCGGCTGGACGGAAGTGACGGAGACAGCTCGCCGGCGTTGACAGGAAGGACAAGCGCGAGAGTGAAGGGAGGGAGATAGTTGCGCCGTTGTGTGGGTTGCTAGGGTTCCTGGGTTGGGAGGGCAGAGTAATCGCGTAATGCACAATGGGAAAATGGGGGGTAGTCCAACAGCGGCTTTCTAATCTTGCGGTTTTGGCATTGATCTAAACAGGCATTTTCATCGGTTTCTGATTCGACCGGCCGGTTTAAACCAGTTTCCAGAACCTTGCTTACAGAATTCGTCCTACTTCTATCTGCggatagtaaaaaattaaacccGAATCCATTCCTACAGATACATGTCCTGCTCCTATTTGtctctataattattaaatctcaataaataaaaatcaatttcaaaatttacaaatttaaagtaaaattttaaatatgatacaatattattaaccattttactaattattttacatatattacaaatattatatatatacaccgGGATATTACCTAAATTCGGTTCCGCCCCGCCCCGTTCAAGAACCCGCTCTGGTGCGGGACGGATAATTACCTATTCCGAGTGGATAAGGGTGGGGTGAGTACCCGTCGGGTAGTGTTGTCATCCCTAAGCATAGCGAAAAGTAAGAATCTTTTAAAAAGTATACTGATGGTATACATCCAACAGTATATAGACATATTAAGAATAagttaaaagaaagaaaataataaggTGAATTGAGTGAAATTAAGAATTGTCCTTAGGGAGATGGCCAGCTAGAAGgagttttttttagattttaagaAGCAATTTGACGGAATTTGCGAGAGTGGCAGATGACATTGAAGTACATCCTTTATAGACTAATTCGTTGCGAGCAATTGAGGGTTTCAGTCAGTATTCTTCAACGAGTTAATTATTTTCGTTACTACAATTTATCGTGTCCAAAAATCACCAAAGCTCTACGAGAAAGAACAGTCTctaaaaaaaactgaaattaTACTTCTTTACTTGTAGGGCAATAAAACAAACCGTGAATAATCGTTTCTATTACTTTCTGACAGCAAAAACATGTTGGCAATGTAGATAGACAACAGCAGTAAAATCTGAGCAAGGACCGAAAAACAGTTATGtagaattttcaaataaaaatcttaACTTTGTGGGGGCAAGTCAGCTTCCATGGTCCTTGAACCTTGGCTATTATTGTACAGTGCTATATTCTATTCCTATCCTAATAAAAAAGAGAACAAGAGATCAGTTAGCTTGTTGCATTGGGTACGTAGCTTCATAATTGGGTGGGGGCGGCTACTACTTAAAAGACAATTACTCATACCAAATACCATGTATGTATATGTGTATCTGGATATATATGCGCATATGGCGCTGTAATTTGCGcactctcttgttcttttctgtCTACTTTCCTTTCATATATACTGTTACATACTACATACATAGCTTACTTAACTTCCCCAACTTTTCTTCAGTGGAAAAAGATAATGCAccttttttaagttttttgtcTCCCCATGAAGCACACAACATGACTATCACGTGTGATCACACCTATCTTGTATTTTTGTATCTTTTCTGtcagaaaatatataaaatatgtcAATTTAGTGTCTCATCATACAATATTTTTGTCTATATCTCACCTGTTAAATACGATTTTGTGTCTTTGTATCCATATCTCAGTGTACTATCTTTATATACAAACACAGCTTTAAATAACATCATAGCAGACTTAAAATGCAAGGTCATTTTCTATACACTTGGatcattatattagtaactAACTACTAAGCTTGCGTCTCAAACTACTAGCTACGCAACTCACAAAGGCAAGTTAcacacaaaataattaatcaattatagcATGAGTTCCTCTCTTTGTGCACCTCTtggaacaagaagaggaagaggtggTTATGTTGAAGATGGGTCATCAAGACAAGATGTTCCAATTGTGGTGAGAGAGGGTGTTTATTTGACATGGGAGTAGTTGTGGGTGACAATGTCAAAACCAAGTGGAAAGGATGGCAAGAAGGCAATAATCCTTGAAAGCCAAACAGGGTATGCCAAGCCAGGAGAGCTTCTTGCTGTTATGGGTCCTTCTGGTTGTGGCAAGACCACACTTCTTGATGCCTTAGCAGGTACCTATCCGAGGAGTGCTAGGGGTCTacagattttgtgatttgtagctatcaattagttattatcagtatttttaatggtgtgagattatatCTAATTGTGTGAGattactcacttttcttttgctggttaagtgctggccaaattttaataaacgtGCTGGTCCTCTAGACTTTCTCAAATTGTGATAAATAGAAATAGAGGCAAATATGAGTTTCtttagtttctaaaccaacacaaAATGTGCTGCAACAAAGAgagattataattatatgaacAAAACAAACCTTTTCAAAAGCTGAAGAACTTCCAAGTTAAGGCCTTAATTGCCATGTTCAAATTATATTGCAGGTAGGttgaattcaaaagcaaaacAGACAGGTGATATCTTAATCAATGGACGCAAACAAGCACTTGCTTATGGAACATCAGTAAGAAGAGACTGATACAATTATTTTCTAcaatactatttttttgtttccctCTAACCATTTCCACACTCAACTGAAGCCTTTTTTAACATGTTAATATATACAGGCATATCTAACACAAGAAGATGCTATGTTGACCACACTAACAGTTGAAGAAGCAGTGTACTACTCAGCTCAACTCCAATTACCagattcaatgtccaagtttgaaaagaaagaaagagctGAATTCACAATCAAGGAAATGGGTTTGCAAGATGCCATTCACACAAGGATTGGAGGGTGTGGTTCCAAAGGCATTAGTGGTGGCCAGAAAAGGAGAGTTAGCATTTGCATTGAGATTATTACACGTCCTAACCTTCTATTCCTTGATGAACCAACTAGTGGACTTGATAGTGCAGCTTCTTTTTATGTTATGAACAGAATAGCAAGATTGAATAAAACTGATGGCATTCAAAGGACTATTATTGCTTCTATTCATCAACCTAACACTCAAGTTTTCCAACTCTTTCACAACCTTTGTCTTCTTTCTAATGGTAAATTAGTCTACTTTGGCCCTGCTTCTGCTGCGAATAAGGTTCGAATTTGGAGAAGCCTAGTATGTGTGTCAGTACAATTATTATCATGTGTAGTTTGAAGCTAACTTGTTCTTAGTTGCATGCAGTTTTTTGCATTGAATGGTTTTCCCTGCCCAACTCTCCAGAATCCTTCTGATCATTTTGTGAAAACCATTAATAAGGATTTTGAGCTGGTTAGTGCAATTTTTTTGTACCTCTTGTGAACtaatttgtttcttttgctgATGTACTTTTATAATCCTAGGAGAACCCTGAGCAAGGATTAACTGATGGACTTACCACAGAAGAAGCTATTTACATGCTTGTAAAATCATACCAATCATCTGAAACTAGTCAacaaattcaaacagaaatagTTGCCATAAGAACTGGTGTAAGTGCATTTACTTACATTCTTATTGATTGGTATAAATATGATACCTAGTGATAAACAAACTTAATGGGAGCAGGATTCTAGTGCAATGGA harbors:
- the LOC127739580 gene encoding uncharacterized protein LOC127739580; this translates as MRNATKMASLDPEIAKTQEERKKKEQQLASLISLTFDTDLYGGSDKGSYLTSIPANEDGENIDAMDNEVARKVASYTAPKSLLKEMPGGDDSDAGLGFGKLQKITDREGEYSQRRLKQLIGAPRSLL
- the LOC107468418 gene encoding LOW QUALITY PROTEIN: ABC transporter G family member 1-like (The sequence of the model RefSeq protein was modified relative to this genomic sequence to represent the inferred CDS: substituted 1 base at 1 genomic stop codon), translating into MSSSLCAPLGTRRGRGGYVEDGSSRQDVPIVVREGVYLTWEXLWVTMSKPSGKDGKKAIILESQTGYAKPGELLAVMGPSGCGKTTLLDALAGRLNSKAKQTGDILINGRKQALAYGTSAYLTQEDAMLTTLTVEEAVYYSAQLQLPDSMSKFEKKERAEFTIKEMGLQDAIHTRIGGCGSKGISGGQKRRVSICIEIITRPNLLFLDEPTSGLDSAASFYVMNRIARLNKTDGIQRTIIASIHQPNTQVFQLFHNLCLLSNGKLVYFGPASAANKFFALNGFPCPTLQNPSDHFVKTINKDFELENPEQGLTDGLTTEEAIYMLVKSYQSSETSQQIQTEIVAIRTGDSSAMEKKSNAAFFTQCIVLTRRSYLNMYRDLGYYWLRLFIYGALAICLGTIFYNIGSSKESAQARGSLLMFVATFLTFITIGGFPSFVEEMKVFEKERLNGHYGVTAYIIGQTLSSIPYILLISLIPGAIVYYLTNLHHSCQHFVYFTCVLFVSVMLVESLMMIVASMVPNFLTGIITGCGILGVMMLNGGFYKLPSDLPKPIWKYPLYYISIHKYAYQGLFKNEFEGLTFTNKNNNDQAGEHMKNISGEDMLRDLWEVEMCHSKWVDLFILLGMLVLYRVLFLVIIKAMEKVKPIVAAFKWK